From the genome of Fusobacterium perfoetens, one region includes:
- a CDS encoding XTP/dITP diphosphatase, which yields MKIFLATGNKHKIKEIEKIFKMDNVEILSINDGIEIPEVEEDGTTFEENSKKKAFEIAKFTNMITIADDSGLCVDALNGAPGVYSARYAGEHGNDLDNNKKLVKELQGIENRKARFVAVITLAKPTGETYSFRGEVEGDIIDNPQGTEGFGYDPHFFMKEYGKTLAEIPEIKNKISHRARALEKLKENLDEILK from the coding sequence ATGAAAATATTTTTAGCTACAGGAAATAAGCATAAAATAAAAGAGATAGAAAAGATTTTTAAAATGGATAATGTGGAAATATTATCAATAAATGATGGAATAGAAATTCCTGAAGTTGAAGAGGACGGAACTACTTTTGAGGAAAACTCAAAGAAAAAAGCCTTTGAAATAGCAAAGTTTACAAATATGATAACAATAGCTGATGATTCAGGACTTTGTGTAGATGCACTTAATGGAGCTCCAGGAGTATATTCTGCAAGATATGCAGGAGAACATGGAAATGATCTTGATAATAATAAAAAGCTTGTAAAAGAACTTCAAGGTATAGAAAATAGAAAAGCAAGATTCGTCGCTGTTATAACTCTTGCTAAACCTACAGGAGAAACTTATTCTTTCAGAGGAGAGGTTGAAGGAGATATAATAGATAATCCTCAAGGAACAGAGGGGTTTGGTTATGATCCTCATTTCTTTATGAAAGAGTATGGAAAAACTCTTGCTGAAATTCCTGAAATAAAGAATAAAATAAGCCATAGAGCAAGGGCTTTGGAAAAATTAAAAGAAAATTTAGATGAAATATTAAAATAG
- the hslU gene encoding ATP-dependent protease ATPase subunit HslU yields the protein MTDNKLVPKKIVEELDKYIVSQEEAKKNVAVSLRNRYRRKEIKDEVLRKEITPKNIILMGSTGVGKTEIARRLAKITDSPFLKVEATKYTEVGYVGKDVESIIKDLVAVTITKMKNRKIESLRKEYYMNAVENVAKKINNLDTLNDEFKNELINHILEGKYDDEVIEVEKPKTANMGSPIVEVVGAGDEREIGSVLENIMSTFDSSKKSKKMKMKVKDAIEFMLNKEINENIDMDEIIPEALRMAEEDGIIFIDEIDKIAERENSGRSEVSRQGVQRDILPIVEGTTVMTNYGPVKTDHILFIAAGAFSESDFSDLMPELQGRFPIVVEMKDLTKDDFIKILTDVEFNIIEQYKILLKADDVEISFSKGAIEKIAETALRLNDNVENIGARRLAAIVELVLRDIMFEAPYGEPKKINIDKKYVEKVFKDQFEDENLDKYIL from the coding sequence ATGACAGATAATAAACTTGTTCCAAAAAAGATAGTGGAAGAACTTGATAAATACATTGTTTCTCAGGAAGAAGCCAAGAAAAATGTGGCTGTATCCCTTAGAAATAGATACAGAAGAAAAGAGATAAAAGATGAGGTTTTAAGAAAGGAGATAACTCCTAAAAATATAATTCTTATGGGATCTACAGGAGTTGGAAAGACTGAAATAGCAAGAAGGCTTGCTAAAATTACAGATTCTCCTTTTCTAAAAGTTGAAGCTACAAAATATACAGAAGTTGGATATGTTGGAAAAGATGTTGAAAGCATAATAAAAGATCTTGTTGCAGTGACTATAACTAAAATGAAAAATAGAAAAATAGAGTCACTTAGAAAAGAATACTATATGAATGCTGTGGAAAATGTGGCAAAGAAAATAAATAATCTGGATACTCTTAATGATGAGTTTAAAAATGAGCTTATAAATCATATTCTTGAAGGAAAATATGATGATGAAGTTATTGAAGTGGAAAAACCTAAAACTGCAAATATGGGTTCTCCTATTGTTGAAGTTGTAGGAGCAGGAGATGAAAGAGAGATAGGAAGTGTCCTTGAAAATATAATGTCAACTTTTGACAGCAGTAAAAAATCAAAGAAAATGAAAATGAAAGTCAAAGATGCCATTGAATTTATGCTTAATAAAGAGATAAACGAAAATATTGATATGGACGAGATAATTCCAGAGGCTTTAAGAATGGCTGAAGAAGATGGAATAATATTTATAGATGAGATAGATAAGATTGCAGAAAGAGAAAACAGTGGAAGAAGTGAAGTTTCAAGACAAGGGGTTCAAAGAGATATTCTTCCTATTGTTGAAGGAACAACTGTAATGACAAATTATGGGCCTGTAAAGACAGATCATATTTTATTTATAGCAGCTGGGGCTTTCTCAGAATCAGATTTCTCAGATCTTATGCCAGAACTTCAAGGAAGATTTCCAATTGTTGTAGAGATGAAAGATTTAACAAAGGACGACTTTATAAAAATACTGACAGATGTTGAATTTAACATAATTGAGCAGTATAAAATTCTTTTAAAAGCTGATGATGTGGAAATAAGTTTTTCAAAAGGAGCAATTGAAAAAATTGCAGAAACAGCCCTTAGACTAAATGACAATGTAGAGAATATAGGAGCAAGAAGACTTGCAGCAATAGTGGAACTGGTATTAAGAGACATAATGTTTGAAGCTCCTTATGGTGAGCCTAAAAAAATAAACATAGATAAAAAATATGTTGAAAAAGTCTTCAAAGATCAGTTTGAAGATGAAAATCTTGATAAATATATATTGTAA